In one window of Mesotoga sp. UBA6090 DNA:
- the dapA gene encoding 4-hydroxy-tetrahydrodipicolinate synthase — MDVVGKFGRILIPMSTAFAADYSIDYPMTRRIASYLISKNYCDSLVIAGTNGEFYTMSFEEKVRLFAEVKEEVGDRVPLIAGTGTANTHETIELTKEAARLGYDASMVVVPYYCHPTQEGIYYHFSQICKNTDLPIMVYNIPLFTASNIDPATLAKLTEFENIVAVKDEAGINPLQTSAFLKATEGKIVVYSGDDLMVLSVMSQGGVGVISGGSHVIGDMMRNLIDEFLSGDATKATGSFKELYSLFSAFFGRNRRLTNPLPAVKKAFALHSGLDVARVRPPLMEIEEDEVAVLKDTLRKFGKIS, encoded by the coding sequence ATGGACGTTGTTGGCAAGTTTGGAAGGATACTTATACCAATGAGCACTGCATTTGCAGCTGACTATTCCATTGACTATCCAATGACAAGAAGAATCGCCAGCTACTTGATCAGTAAGAACTATTGCGATTCTCTGGTGATAGCCGGAACAAACGGCGAGTTCTACACAATGAGCTTTGAGGAGAAGGTAAGACTCTTTGCAGAAGTTAAAGAAGAAGTTGGCGACAGGGTACCGCTGATAGCTGGAACAGGTACGGCTAACACTCACGAGACGATAGAACTGACGAAGGAGGCTGCAAGACTAGGATACGACGCTTCCATGGTAGTTGTTCCTTATTACTGTCACCCGACTCAGGAAGGAATCTATTATCACTTCTCTCAGATATGCAAGAACACGGACCTTCCGATAATGGTCTATAATATCCCGCTCTTCACTGCTTCGAATATCGATCCTGCGACGCTGGCCAAGTTAACTGAGTTTGAGAATATCGTTGCCGTCAAGGATGAGGCCGGAATTAATCCGTTGCAGACCTCAGCCTTCTTGAAGGCAACAGAGGGAAAGATAGTTGTCTATTCCGGCGACGATCTGATGGTTCTCTCTGTCATGAGTCAAGGAGGAGTTGGTGTGATAAGCGGAGGCTCCCACGTTATCGGCGATATGATGAGGAATCTGATCGACGAGTTCCTTTCAGGCGACGCCACGAAAGCAACTGGCAGTTTCAAAGAGTTGTATTCGCTATTCAGCGCATTCTTTGGCAGGAACAGGCGTCTAACAAATCCATTGCCGGCGGTGAAAAAGGCCTTTGCTTTGCACTCCGGGCTTGACGTTGCACGTGTAAGACCGCCACTAATGGAAATCGAAGAAGACGAAGTGGCGGTATTGAAAGATACTCTCAGAAAGTTTGGAAAGATCTCCTGA